In one Molothrus aeneus isolate 106 chromosome 8, BPBGC_Maene_1.0, whole genome shotgun sequence genomic region, the following are encoded:
- the ZMIZ1 gene encoding zinc finger MIZ domain-containing protein 1 isoform X4 produces the protein MQPPMNSMSSMKPTLSHSDGSFPYDSVPWQQNTNQPPGSLSVVTTVWGVTNTSQSQVLGNPMANANNPMNPAGNPMASGMTTSNPGINSPQFAGQQQQFSAKAGSTQPYIQQGMYGRPNYPGSGGFGGSYPGGPNTPAGMGIPPHTRPPADFTQPAAAAAAAAVAAAAATATATATATVAALQETQNKDMNQYGPVCSSFQMGPTQAYNNQFMNQPGPRGPASMPGNMNPASMGAGMTPSSMSGPPMGMNQPRPPGMSPFSTHGQRMPQQAYPGPRPQSLPIQGIKRPYPGEPNYGNQQYGPNSQFPNQPGQYPTPNPPRPLTSPNYPGQRMPSQQNTGQYPPPTVNMGQYYKPSRPVPVANYPHSPVPGNPTPPMTPGSNIPPYLSPNQDVKPPFPPDIKPNINALPPPPNAKGKVHAFSPSPIPANHTDELRLTFPVRDGVVLEPFRLEHNLAVSNHVFHLRPTVHQTLMWRSDLELQFKCYHHEDRQMNTNWPASVQVSVNATPLTIERGDNKTSHKPLHLKHVCQPGRNTIQITVTACCCSHLFVLQLVHRPSVRSVLQGLLKKRLLPAEHCITKIKRNFSSVAASSGNATLNGEDGVEQTAIKVSLKCPITFRRIQLPARGHDCKHVQCFDLESYLQLNCERGTWRCPVCNKTALLEGLEVDQYMWGILNAIQNSEFEEVTIDPTCSWRPVPIKSDIHIKDDPDGIPSKRFKTMSPSQMIMPNVMEMIAALGPGPSPYPSLPPPPGGNSSTEYGNQGNSYQGHGNFDFPHGNPGGTSMNDFMHGPQLSHPPDMPSSMAALDKPLSHPMQESIPHPGSTDQSHTSMQQGLHVPHPSSQSGQPLHHSGPPTQQSRQPPPAASSNHPHSDLTFNPSSALEGQAGGQGAPDMPEPSLDLLPELTNPDELLSYLDPPDLPSNSNDDLLSLFENN, from the exons TGATGGGTCTTTCCCTTATGATTCTGTTCCCTGGCAACAAAATACCAACCAGCCTCCAGGCTCTTTGTCAGTGGTCACCACAGTATGGGGTGTGACTAACACCTCTCAAAGCCAG GTGCTGGGAAATCCAATGGCAAATGCTAACAACCCTATGAACCCAGCAGGAAATCCCATGGCTTCTGGGATGACAACCAGCAACCCTGGAATCAAttcccctcagtttgctggacAGCAGCAACAATTTTCAGCCAAGGCAGGCTCCACTCAGCCATACATACAGCAGGGCATGTATGGGAGACCCAATTATCCTGGAAGTGGAGGGTTTGGTGGCAG TTACCCTGGAGGCCCAAATACCCCTGCAGGAATGGGGATCCCCCCCCACACGAGGCCACCAGCTGATTTCacccagccagctgcagctgctgccgctgctgcagttgcagctgcagctgctacAGCAACAGCTACAGCTACAGCCACTGTGGCAGCCCTTCAGGAAACACAGAATAAGGACATGAACCAGTATGGACCG GTTTGTTCCTCTTTCCAGATGGGTCCAACTCAGGCTTACAACAACCAGTTTATGAACCAGCCTGGTCCTCGTGGTCCTGCTTCCATGCCAGGCAACATGAACCCAGCAAGCATGGGAGCAGGAATGACACCTTCCAGCATGAGCGGGCCACCCATGGGCATGAACCAGCCTAGGCCTCCTGGAATGAGCCCCTTCAGCACCCATGGGCAGAGGATGCCTCAGCAGGCCTATCCAGGCCCACGCCCCCAGTCCTTGCCTATACAGGGCATAAAGAGACCATACCCAGGAGAG CCGAATTATGGAAACCAGCAGTATGGACCAAATAGCCAGTTTCCAAACCAGCCTGGTCAGTACCCCACGCCCAACCCTCCGAGACCCCTCACATCTCCCAACTATCCTGGACAGAGGATGCCAAGCCAGCAAAACACAGGGCAGTACCCTCCTCCAACAGTCAACATGGGGCAGTATTACAAG ccATCAAGGCCTGTACCTGTGGCAAATTACCCTCATTCACCTGTTCCAGGAAACCCCACGCCACCCATGACACCAGGGAGCAATATTCCTCCATACCTGTCACCTAACCAGGATGTCAAACCACCATTCCCACCTGACATTAAACCAAATATCAATGCTTTACCACCACCTCCAA ATGCTAAAGGGAAAGTTCAcgctttctctccctctccgaTCCCAGCCAACCACACGGACGAGCTGCGCCTGACGTTCCCTGTGCGGGACGGGGTTGTCCTGGAGCCCTTCCGGCTGGAGCACAACCTGGCAGTCAGCAACCACGTCTTTCACCTGCGCCCCACCGTGCACCAGACTCTGATGTGGAG GTCTGACTTGGAATTGCAGTTTAAGTGCTATCACCATGAAGACAGACAAATGAACACAAACTGGCCAGCTTCAGTCCAGGTCAGCGTTAATGCAACCCCACTTACCATCGAGCGTGGTGACAACAAGACATCTCATAAACCTCTGCACCTAAAGCACGTCTGCCAGCCAGGGAGAAACACCATTCAGATTACAGTGACAGCGTGCTGTTGT TCGCACTTGTTCGTGTTGCAGTTGGTGCACCGGCCATCGGTTCGCTCCGTACTCCAAGGTCTGCTGAAGAAACGCCTCCTCCCAGCAGAACATTGTATCACCAAGA TCAAGAGGAACTTCAGCAGCGTAGCAGCTTCCTCTGGCAATGCAACACTAAATGGGGAGGATGGGGTGGAGCAGACTGCTATCAAAGTGTCTCTCAAGTGTCCAATCACATTCCGGCGGATCCAGCTCCCGGCCAGGGGTCACGACTGCAAGCACGTACAG TGCTTTGATCTGGAATCTTACTTGCAACTGAACTGTGAAAGAGGAACTTGGCGGTGTCCAGTATGCAA taAAACTGCTCTCTTGGAGGGCTTGGAGGTTGACCAGTATATGTGGGGTATTCTGAACGCCATACAAAA CTCCGAGTTTGAAGAAGTTACCATTGATCCAACTTGCAGTTGGAGGCCGGTCCCTATAAAGTCAGATATTCACATCAAAGATGACCCAGATGGCATTCCCTCAAAAAGATTTAAGACAATGAGTCCAAGCCAGATGATCATGCCAAATGTAATGGAGATGATTGCAGCTTTGGGTCCTGGCCCATCACCTTACCCATCCCTACCCCCTCCTCCAGGAGGCAACAGCTCCACTGAATATGGTAACCAAG GCAACAGTTACCAAGGTCATGGCAATTTTGACTTCCCACATGGGAATCCTGGTGGCACATCTATGAATGACTTCATGCATGGGCCACAGCTGTCACATCCCCCAGACATGCCGAGCAGCATGGCAGCTCTGGACAAACCTCTCAGTCACCCCATGCAGGAATCT ATCCCTCATCCCGGCAGCACTGATCAGTCCCATACTTCCATGCAGCAAGGTTTGCACGTCCCTCACCCCAGCAGCCAGTCAGGGCAGCCATTACATCACAGCGGGCCTCCTACCCAGCAGTCCCGGCAGCCACCCCCGGCCGCTTCTAGCAACCATCCACACAGTGACCTGACCTTTAACCCCTCCTCAGCCTTAGAGGGTCAGGCTGGTGGACAGGGAGCACCCGACATGCCGGAGCCCTCGCTGGAT CTGCTTCCAGAACTCACAAATCCAGATGAGCTGCTTTCATACCTGGATCCTCCTGATTTGCCAAGCAATAGCAATGATGACCTTCTGTCTCTCTTTGAGAACAACTGA